A genomic stretch from Tribolium castaneum strain GA2 chromosome 6, icTriCast1.1, whole genome shotgun sequence includes:
- the LOC662275 gene encoding uncharacterized protein LOC662275 — MRNILIIALFSLAVVQIFADDKLECYQCEPVTQECTVEKANVVPCGTYSTSKCSKQVKKGSSDASKAIRKCVVPDKNGQVLCPDNYDCTNCNSDQCNSGTNMKVTWFSLAAVFFTALYI, encoded by the exons atgagGAATATTCTTATTATTGCGCTGTTCTCGCTGGCTGTGGTCCAAATTT TTGCCGACGATAAATTGGAATGCTATCAGTGCGAGCCAGTGACACAGGAATGTACCGTTGAAAAGGCGAACGTGGTGCCTTGTGGCACTTACAGCACCTCAAAGTGCAGCAAACAAGTGAAaaaag GTTCAAGTGATGCAAGCAAAGCTATTAGGAAATGTGTGGTTCCGGACAAAAACGGCCAAGTTTTGTGTCCAGATAATTACGATTGCACCAACTGCAACAGCGACCAATGCAATTCCGGAACAAATATGAAAGTGACTTGGTTCAGTTTGGCAGCCGTTTTTTTCACCGCTTTGTATATTTAA
- the LOC100142097 gene encoding uncharacterized protein LOC100142097 isoform X1, with translation MAKITVLFLLLAVIQASLALKCKVCADNDGSCSTLKDETCPAGGSDREAACLIHIYKDAATKKEMTEKKCVNRFKNTGKYDCIEIPNNQQVKCYTCVEDFCNEKNSATKFGVVGLVSLVLSILVSKLL, from the exons ATGGCGAAAATAACCGTGCTTTTCCTGCTTTTGGCTGTTATCCAAGCTA GTCTGGCATTGAAATGCAAGGTGTGCGCCGACAACGATGGTTCCTGCAGTACTTTAAAGGACGAGACGTGTCCTGCAGGCGGCTCCGACCGGGAAGCGGCCTGCTTGATCCACATTTACAAAGATGCGGCCACCAAAAAAGAAATGACTGAGAAAAAATGTGTCAATCGGTTCAAAAACACCGGAAAGTACGACTGCATCGAAATCCCAAACAACCAACAGGTCAAGTGTTACACATGTGTTGAGGATTTCTGTAACGAGAAAAACTCAGCCACGAAATTCGGGGTTGTGGGGCTTGTCAGTCTCGTATTATCCATTTTGGTGTCCAAATTGTTGTAa
- the LOC662490 gene encoding uncharacterized protein LOC662490: MVYFAAALTVLLALAHNGWALQCWSCSSDLDPSCMDHFNATRYSQFRNTYQQVNPNYQNQRNEMPVLRQCENNLGQIYNQKPMCVKRIINVPYGKKIITRECKSVSMNQAVGTCPEKNSNIEFCEYCDYDGCNHAAGLRGSLWVLLVPAVFYSLRR; encoded by the exons ATGGTTTATTTTGCCGCGGCTTTGACCGTCCTTCTGGCCCTCGCCCACAACG GCTGGGCGTTGCAATGCTGGTCGTGTTCGTCCGACCTGGACCCATCCTGCATGGACCACTTCAACGCGACCAGATACTCCCAGTTCAGGAACACCTACCAGCAGGTCAACCCCAACTACCAGAACCAGCGCAACGAGATGCCCGTCCTGCGGCAATGCGAGAACAATCTGGGTCAGATCTACAACCAGAAGCCAATGTGCGTCAAGAGGATTATAAACG TCCCATATGGTAAGAAAATCATTACGCGAGAATGCAAGTCCGTATCCATGAACCAAGCGGTGGGCACCTGCCCGGAGAAGAACAGCAACATCGAGTTCTGCGAGTACTGCGACTACGACGGCTGCAACCACGCCGCTGGGCTCCGGGGAAGCCTCTGGGTGCTGCTGGTGCCGGCTGTGTTCTACTCGCTCCGCAGATAA
- the LOC103314041 gene encoding uncharacterized protein LOC103314041 isoform X1 gives MQKTVIALLMCAYCPENVFSLHCYTTDPSSVLEGNIKNLKQNLENCLDYIQKHKSVENQSKTLHCFTINTDDPDVVFKGCLPSNKCNDMINAIQKMIEVRGTVDYIGSLECNECEEDACNSEEFMVFTDRPTQPKNRNGKNGETSLKCHHCLEPCELTKAREKICGGNIGPSYEAVCTTEVAKNSDNPDLAVRKCQIIRKNAEPPCPESSVCSFCKSDMCTSSGGNVARTALLALALVYLGTSEFF, from the exons atgcaaaaaaccgtgATCGCCCTTTTAATGTGTGCTTATTGCCCTGAAAACG TGTTTAGTTTACATTGTTACACAACCGATCCCAGTAGTGTTTTAGAAGGAAAcatcaaaaacttaaaacagaACTTAGAAAACTGCCTGGATTACATTCAAAAACACAAGAGTGTTGAAAACCAGTCGAAAACGTTGCATTGCTTCACAATAAACACAG ATGACCCCGATGTCGTCTTCAAAGGCTGTCTTCCGAGCAACAAGTGCAACGATATGATTAATGCCATCCAGAAAATGATTGAAGTGAGAGGGACAGTTGATTACATCGGAAGTTTGGAGTGCAATGAGTGCGAAGAAGACGCCTGTAATTCAGAAGAATTTATGGTCTTCACGGACCGTCCGACACAACCCAAAAATCGAAACGGAAAAAATG GTGAGACCTCCTTGAAGTGTCATCACTGCTTGGAACCGTGCGAATTAACGAAAGCTCGCGAAAAAATCTGCGGCGGGAACATTGGGCCGTCTTATGAGGCCGTTTGTACGACGGAAGTTGCAAAAA ACAGCGATAATCCGGACTTGGCGGTCAGGAAGTGTCAAATAATCCGGAAAAATGCGGAACCTCCATGTCCAGAGTCCTCGGTGTGCAGTTTTTGCAAGAGTGATATGTGCACGAGCTCGGGTGGCAATGTGGCCAGAACGGCACTGCTTGCCCTTGCTCTCGTTTATTTAGGCacaagtgaatttttttag
- the LOC662237 gene encoding protein lethal(2)essential for life gives MSLLPLLLSDPFEYSRPSQILDQHFGLGLDADDLLAPLVPREMRHLMRCPAGYLRPWRSAAQQRDSGSTVSYDKDKFQANLDVQQFKPEEISVKVNGNVVTVEGKHEEKQDEHGFISRHFVRKYMLPKGHDVDKIESKLSSDGVLTITAPRFDVSKEEHKSVPIVQTGQPSKPVEQKKEEKK, from the coding sequence ATGTCTCTTCTGCCTCTACTCCTGAGCGACCCTTTCGAGTACTCGCGCCCGTCGCAGATCCTGGACCAGCACTTCGGCCTGGGGCTGGACGCCGACGACCTCCTGGCGCCGCTCGTCCCCCGGGAGATGCGCCACCTGATGCGTTGTCCTGCGGGATACCTTCGCCCCTGGAGGAGCGCCGCCCAGCAGCGGGACTCGGGCTCGACCGTGAGCTACGACAAGGACAAGTTCCAGGCCAACCTGGACGTGCAGCAGTTCAAGCCGGAGGAGATCAGCGTGAAGGTGAACGGCAACGTCGTCACCGTCGAGGGCAAGCACGAGGAGAAGCAAGACGAGCACGGGTTCATCTCGCGGCACTTCGTGCGCAAGTACATGCTGCCCAAGGGCCACGACGTGGACAAGATCGAGTCCAAGCTCTCCTCCGACGGGGTCCTGACCATCACGGCCCCCAGGTTCGACGTCTCCAAGGAGGAGCACAAGAGCGTGCCCATCGTGCAGACCGGGCAGCCCTCCAAGCCCGTCGAGCAGAAGAAGGAGGAAAAGAAGTAA
- the LOC103314041 gene encoding uncharacterized protein LOC103314041 isoform X2 — translation MCRVLLITVLSIPFVNSLYCFISDFENIYSQDLSQLKHTLGSCHDYNNITKNLKLQIPAESVINCYTVEITRDVVIKGCVQSGGCTFLVDFLKKLVHQNANFDSLPPSGKVECVECGTSGCNNVNKNTIPSTTPAALTLRSETSLKCHHCLEPCELTKAREKICGGNIGPSYEAVCTTEVAKNSDNPDLAVRKCQIIRKNAEPPCPESSVCSFCKSDMCTSSGGNVARTALLALALVYLGTSEFF, via the exons ATGTGCagagttttattaattacagtTTTGTCCATTCCATTTG TGAACAGCTTGTATTGTTTCATTTCCGatttcgaaaacatttacagCCAAGATCTAAGTCAGTTAAAACACACATTGGGCAGTTGCCACGATTACAACAATAtcaccaaaaatttgaaactcCAAATACCGGCCGAGAGCGTGATTAATTGTTACACGGTCGAGATCACGAGAg acGTGGTGATTAAGGGATGCGTCCAAAGTGGCGGGTGCACGTTTCTGGTGGACTTTTTGAAAAAGCTAGTCCACCAGAACGCCAACTTTGATTCGCTGCCTCCTAGTGGAAAAGTCGAATGTGTGGAATGTGGAACCAGTGGTTGTAATAACGTAAACAAAAACACCATCCCGTCAACAACCCCCGCCGCACTCACATTACGAA GTGAGACCTCCTTGAAGTGTCATCACTGCTTGGAACCGTGCGAATTAACGAAAGCTCGCGAAAAAATCTGCGGCGGGAACATTGGGCCGTCTTATGAGGCCGTTTGTACGACGGAAGTTGCAAAAA ACAGCGATAATCCGGACTTGGCGGTCAGGAAGTGTCAAATAATCCGGAAAAATGCGGAACCTCCATGTCCAGAGTCCTCGGTGTGCAGTTTTTGCAAGAGTGATATGTGCACGAGCTCGGGTGGCAATGTGGCCAGAACGGCACTGCTTGCCCTTGCTCTCGTTTATTTAGGCacaagtgaatttttttag
- the LOC103314029 gene encoding uncharacterized protein LOC103314029, producing the protein MSPLNPIILPLVLFVFSSTILALICKQCNMDCDDPLDELCLDPGEFQQVACLTEKFKDTRNRTFFQRKCVLYERNTKFECPDYPQYTTISCVTCKTDRCNGEANFGGKILVNISYDNSTS; encoded by the exons ATGTCGCCTCTTAACCCAATCATTTTGCCCCTCGTcctgtttgttttttcaagCACGA TTTTGGCTCTGATTTGCAAGCAGTGTAACATGGATTGTGACGATCCTTTGGACGAATTGTGTCTCGATCCTGGAGAGTTCCAACAAGTTGCTTGTTTGACCGAGAAGTTCAAAG ACACACGTAACCGGACGTTTTTCCAAAGGAAATGTGTGCTGTATGAGAGGAATACGAAATTTGAATGCCCAGATTATCCTCAATACACCACTATTTCTTGTGTGACTTGTAAAACGGATCGGTGTAATGGTGAAGCAAATTTTGGCGGAAAAATTCTCGTCAATATTTCATACGACAATTCCACCTCTTAG
- the LOC660153 gene encoding protein lethal(2)essential for life, protein MALWLFNDPYDYRRPSRLHDQHFGSVLDPEDLLSPMIPREFRHYLRSPAGYLRPWRSLASQQDSGSTVSYDKDKFQACLDVQQFKPEEITVKVSDNVVTVEGKHEEKEDEHGFISRHFVRRYMLPKGHDVEKVESKLSSDGVLTITAPRVGTEEEHRSIPIVQTGQPSKAVEQKKEEKK, encoded by the coding sequence ATGGCTTTGTGGCTCTTCAACGACCCCTACGACTACCGTCGTCCCTCCCGTCTCCACGACCAGCACTTCGGCTCGGTCCTGGACCCGGAGGACCTCCTCTCGCCCATGATCCCTCGGGAGTTCCGCCACTACCTTCGAAGTCCCGCGGGATACCTCCGACCCTGGCGGTCTCTAGCCTCGCAGCAGGACTCCGGATCCACCGTGAGCTACGACAAGGATAAGTTCCAGGCTTGTCTGGACGTCCAGCAGTTCAAGCCCGAGGAAATCACCGTGAAGGTGTCGGATAACGTGGTGACGGTTGAGGGCAAACACGAGGAGAAGGAGGATGAGCATGGGTTTATTTCGAGGCATTTTGTGAGGAGGTACATGCTGCCGAAAGGGCATGATGTGGAAAAGGTGGAGTCTAAGTTGTCCTCGGATGGGGTTTTGACCATCACGGCTCCGAGGGTTGGGACTGAGGAGGAGCACAGGAGCATTCCCATCGTGCAGACGGGGCAGCCCTCAAAGGCCGTCGAGCAGAAGAAAGAAGAGAAGAAgtga
- the LOC100142097 gene encoding uncharacterized protein LOC100142097 isoform X2, with product MAKLLLLAVVLIASSLQQSEAAIKCYYCMEACEVSKADFKTCGQNIGPSQEAVCTTEWAKDTKARNMAIRKCQIVSKGTEPACPTNSECKSCKEELCNSAPSLATSMTLFSVVSAVLVTKFL from the exons ATGGCAAAACTTTTGCTACTTGCTGTAGTCCTCATTGCGTCTTCGCTCCAgcaaa GCGAAGCGGCGATAAAATGCTACTACTGTATGGAAGCGTGCGAAGTTTCCAAAGCCGATTTTAAAACGTGCGGCCAAAATATTGGGCCATCGCAGGAGGCTGTGTGTACCACCGAATGGGCCAAAG aCACCAAAGCCCGGAACATGGCCATCAGGAAGTgccaaattgtttcaaaaggcaCAGAGCCTGCATGTCCAACGAACTCCGAATGTAAATCTTGCAAAGAAGAGTTGTGTAATTCTGCCCCCAGTCTCGCAACCAGCATGACTCTGTTTAGCGTCGTTTCAGCTGTTCTTGttaccaaatttttgtaa
- the crok gene encoding uncharacterized protein crok — MTILTQFVCLTTALVLFMFLQEGWAIKCWDCRSDADPKCADPFDNTTFAITDCKQQRLDFMPDVKATMCRKIRQKFHGVWKYIRSCAYLGEPGIQGDERFCLLRTGTYNIFMEYCTCNTKDGCNSGAKLQTSLLLFSLPLFLYIILK; from the exons ATGACGATTTTAACGCAATTCGTGTGCCTTACCACAGCcttagttttatttatgtttcttCAAGaag gttGGGCAATAAAATGCTGGGATTGTCGATCAGACGCCGACCCCAAATGTGCAGACCCCTTCGATAACACGACGTTTGCAATCACCGACTGCAAACAACAACGTCTAGATTTTATGCCCGATGTTAAGGCAACAATGTGCCGAAAAATCCGCCAGAAAT TCCACGGTGTTTGGAAGTATATCAGAAGTTGCGCATATCTGGGGGAACCAGGAATACAAGGGGACGAGCGTTTCTGTTTACTCAGAACAGGGACTTACAACATATTTATGGAATATTGCACATGTAACACCAAAGACGGATGCAATTCGGGGGCAAAGTTGCAAACCTCGCTTCTTTTGTTCTCTCTGCCGTTATTtctgtatattattttaaaatag